ACAGGATTTaataaaagatttaaatatAATCTACATCCTCGACAGAAACTTTATCTTCACTGTGTGATTATAAATCTGACCCGAGGGAACGTCTCAGGAAATGAACATCCGCACAGAGACGTCACTGAGAGTCTGAGGTCATTTTGGTCATACACGACAGCGCCCTCTTGTTGTAAACACAGATCGGTGCAAGTCGAGAAAGTACATTTGGCACGTCCTATTATCGATTTAAAGGAATTTTGATCTTGACATTTGTAAAACTTGCGTGTTGGAGCTTTATACAGCATCacgtttttctttatttaattacaaGAATGGACTAACATCCAGAATATCCAGTCCACCTGGAAAAAAAGGGAAGTAGGGTCCGGCACATCCGGTTAACCtttcaaaataatataatagtgTGACTAACACAGGTAACACCACAGGAACGTCTTTTAAGAatcattttacaatatattcattattagaaaaacatttcaacttAATGGTAATTTTACAGGGTTGTTTGTCATCATGTATAACTTTCAAGGACAAAGGCGGAAGTACGACGCTATGACGCGCGCATGCGCATTTCAAATCAGTCGGAAACGCGGAAGTCGTTTGTAAAGGATCCGAAACAATAAAACGCCTCGCCGTAAGCTGCTCTTAGAAGTTGTTTTACGAAACATTTTAACGGCCTTACACCAAATATGGCGTAAtactttttactttactttccAGCTGAATAATGGCCGCCGTGTCGGTGTTGATTCTGTAGCCGAGCTGACGACTTGGAAAGCCTGGCTGAAGATGCCCGCCCGGAACGTTGTGTCCAGCGGGGTTCCGAGCAGCGACGTGAGGTACTCCCGGTTAGCTAGCGATGACGACGGCTACATCGATTTACAGGTAACTACATATAACTGCTTAAATAGTGTTGACATTTTCCTTAGAAAAAGGGCGAGCTCAGACGTGATTAAGTATTATTTTCTATCGCCTTGTTATAAGTGTAGGCTTATTGTTATAAATACTATAGATGGGCGTAAAATTCAACCTAGTGACCTAATATTTAAGTTTTAACTTAACTTTTTTCATTACAAAAATGCACTCTAAACTACTTTTATTCAATAAATGGAGCAACAGTGCTACAAAGCCCTACGATGAAGGCTTGAAGTCTAATGTGGCAGAAATTAGAAAGTAAAAATTCCTCCAGTTTGATCCCATCTTTGATTTAAAGTCGCACTCTTTAAATAACTTTGTTCATTTCAATGCCAGTGGGTTAAAAGGGGAATCGCCACAGAAATGCTGCTTTGTCACTGAAAGGTCTTCTAATGAAACATGTCTCCTGCTCTGCAGTTCAAGAAGAGTCCACCCAAAGTCCCGTACAAAGCCATCGCCCTGGCCGCAGTCCTCTTTGTTATCGGCTCTCTGTTAATCGTCATCGGTGCCCTTCTCCTGGCCGGATACTTCGGAGTCACAGTGAGTGTTTGTACATAGCTTCTaccaaacagaacagaacagaatagaatagaacaggaTGCCTTTATTGTCAAAGTGTTCCTTAAAAACACAGATCATCACTGCAGCTCATTTTGAATCCTTAGTGTAGTGGGGAAGGAACTTTCCTTGTGTTTTGTGGGACCTGTAGTGCTTTCCCGTGGGCAGCAAATGGAACAGACGGTGTATTGAACAATGTATTTATCTTCCTTATAACAGGTTTTAAAGGTCTCCTTGTAACGTTTTCTCTCTGTCAGCACTCGGACCGAACGGTTCCTGTCCTTATCATTGGGATCCTTGTCTTCCTGCCTGGAATTTACCACCTCCGAATAGCTTACTATGCTGCAAGGGGCTACCAAGGCTACTCCTACGATGATATTCCCGACTTTGATGACTGACAAAGCCCAAAGCTTTCGTGACACCCTGAAGGTTAAATAGATTCTGTGAAGCTGGAAGTGTTCGATGTTAAATTCACAggatttgtgtatttgttttatgaacTGATGCATTCACAGCGGTCATTGGATAACTTTCTTTTATTTGCACTCTGTTATTTGTCGTTGTTGAATCATCTGCTCACTGAGTAGTGTTATACACTACATTATAACATCGTCCGTACTGTGATGAGCTACAACAGACACATTTTTTTGCAGCCTTGAAAGCCTTCTGAGTTGAGTAATTTGTCAAAATCAAAAAATTCTCATGCAAAATGACATAAAAATAGCAAAATTCTGTGGGTTTTTCAATTTCAGGTGATTTATCTCTGTTCAGAGGTAGAGGAAGATAGAATCCCAAAATTAGCTTGCAGTGAAACCAAGAATAGAAGCATCCGATGTGTTCCGGCTAAGGAACAAGCCTGCTTCACACGACATTCTGTTTGCTTGTAGCAGGCAGTAGATAATTAATTGGGTATTCATGGTTTATCTCCTGTAGTTTATGTGTTGTACAGCACAGTTAGTCCACCCACCAGCTGATTCTTCTTAATGCTGTTCTTTCTCAGAGGATTTCATGTGATTAGTTCCAATCCTTTGGTCTCCATATGGTGCAGCTGACCTGTGAGCGCTAACATTgtcaaacatgcacacacaccattaGGATCAACTTACATGAAAACCTTACCTCTAGCCTATGCTTTATATTTCTGCATCATTTGAAAGCGCAAGAATAAAAGACAAGGCTACTTCCTCCTGTAAATgttgcccgtgtgtgtgtgtttctctttgtAAAAAATGTGTCCAACCACAAGCTGCTCGCATCACATCGGCAACAGAACTGTTTTTCAAGGCTGACTTTCTACTGGAAGAGATGAACAGTTGTATTTTTCACATCTTGGTAGTGAGTGCTTTGGTTTTGTGCTCATTAGTATTTAATAAGCAGCTAGTATGCTGATATGAGGTAAACGTTAACAAGTACCGGAGCTGTTTATAAGATACAGGAACATTTATCTGCACATACTCACCCCTTAGACttcaattcacacacacaagcatgtttATGGTCTTTAGGAGGAAACTGATAAAGAGGGGATACACATGATGGCTATGAAcctaaaatgcatttattattataaataaaattattattataaatgtgtACAATTTATAGTAGTAAATATTAATAGTTACTGAATATATTACTGGAGTTCTATGCCTTAGTAAATACGGAAGCGCGTCGCCTTTCACCTGATCTCCTACTGGACAGTATCGCCCCCTTCTGGTCATCAGACCTTTTCTCGGCAGGTGATTGGCTAATTTAAACTAGACGGAAATATCAAACTTAAACGAACGGTTTATATTTGACTGTATTTTGTTCAGTAACTTTCTGGGGATGTCAGAAGGAATGGTTTTGAGGTAAGATGATAAAACTCTTTGATGGTAAAATGATAAATTCCATGTCTTGGTCTTCTTTTGTAAAACGTCAGTTTATAATTTTGTTGGAATGtcaatgaatatttttttttcccccgtaATTTTTGACTCTTTATCTTAGATTAAGGTTTGTCAAACTCAATATTTTGTACAATaacatacaaaaaacaaaaacaaatctggattagACGCATCGTAATAAATATATAGCTAATAGCTAATGTAATGTTAATGAAGGGATCGGCTCCCCTGCTAGCTTGATCTTCAGTCGTTAGCTAACGCGAAGCTTTAATGGTTAGCTAGAAATGTTAATAGTAAAGAGTTGTTACCGGATTAGCTGAATTggcaaatattttaaatgttaaaatatatattttttcttttatatatatatctcgtAAATGGGTGTTTTTAAGGTTGTTAGTATTTGGCGGATGGAGAATCAGGACCAAAGTATTTGATATTTGGAGTACTTCGCTGCTGTTTTGCATCGCAAATgttaaatttgtgtttttatttcatatttccaAGGTAAAACGTTTCCTTTAGGTGTTTCTTTGCCTTTTGTTACCGTCCTCAAATCATTCCCACGGAAAACGGCGCTTTCGCCTGAACCAGCAGCGCTAAGAAAGTAGCGGAAATCGATTCGtttaccttcaaaataaaagcgtggTTTTATTCTTTGGGCCTTTTCATGGATTCAtttatcttcttgaagacgagatgattgtcGCAGGGCCACAAACGAATGCTGATGACACCTGTTTCATGATTCACAATACTTGATGCCATCGCCATATTGTATGCTACACCCTGGCtgtcaaggttcaa
The nucleotide sequence above comes from Brachionichthys hirsutus isolate HB-005 unplaced genomic scaffold, CSIRO-AGI_Bhir_v1 contig_1342, whole genome shotgun sequence. Encoded proteins:
- the LOC137917064 gene encoding transmembrane protein 230-like, with the translated sequence MPARNVVSSGVPSSDVRYSRLASDDDGYIDLQFKKSPPKVPYKAIALAAVLFVIGSLLIVIGALLLAGYFGVTHSDRTVPVLIIGILVFLPGIYHLRIAYYAARGYQGYSYDDIPDFDD